The nucleotide sequence GAAGGCGATGATCTCGTCGAGGTTGCCGATGGCCAGGCCGGTGCAGGTGTCGGCACAGCCGTAGTAAATCCACACCGTCTTGTCGGGGAAGACGATGGCGGCGCAGGGGAAGGTGACGTTGGGCACGTCGCCGGTGCGCTCGTACGGCTCGGTGGGGGCGAGGAGGTAGCGGCGGGTGCGGTAGCGGCACTTCCAGGGCTGGTCGAGGTCGAGGAGGCAGGCGCCGAAGCTGTAGACGAAGCCGTTGCAGCTCGTGAGCACGCCGTGGTAGAAGCAGAGCCAGCCCTCGGGGGTTTCGATGGGGACGGGGCCGGGGCCGACCTTGGTGCTCTGCCAGCCGCCGCGGGTGCCGAAGACGAAGCGCTGTTTGCCCCAGTGGATGAGGTCGGGGCTTTCGGCGTAGTACATGTCGCCGAAGGGGGTGTGGCCGCGGTCCGAGGGGCGGTGGAGCATGGCGTACTTGCCGCCGATCCTGCGGGGGAAGAGGACGCCGTTGCGGTTGTAGGGCGGCAGCATGTTCTCCATCTGGTAGAACGTCTTGAAATCGTCGGTGCGGGCGAGGCCGATGGTGGGGCCGTGGTAGTCGTTGCACCAGCAGACGTAGTAGGTGCCCTCGAGCGGGATGACGCGGGGGTCGTAGCCGTAGCCGTGGGTGGCGATCTCGGGGTCGTCG is from Planctomycetota bacterium and encodes:
- a CDS encoding glycoside hydrolase family 130 protein, yielding MLRRYEGNPIIVPQQIRGVNSVFNSAVVPFKGAYAGVFRCDEQDRAMTLHPGFSKDGIHWDISPERINLVCDDPEIATHGYGYDPRVIPLEGTYYVCWCNDYHGPTIGLARTDDFKTFYQMENMLPPYNRNGVLFPRRIGGKYAMLHRPSDRGHTPFGDMYYAESPDLIHWGKQRFVFGTRGGWQSTKVGPGPVPIETPEGWLCFYHGVLTSCNGFVYSFGACLLDLDQPWKCRYRTRRYLLAPTEPYERTGDVPNVTFPCAAIVFPDKTVWIYYGCADTCTGLAIGNLDEIIAFTKANSF